A single region of the Streptomyces sp. NBC_01803 genome encodes:
- a CDS encoding DUF1697 domain-containing protein, translated as MATYIALLRGINVGGDRKVPMAELRELLTGLGHGRVRTHLQSGNAVFTAPDEAPETLTGKLADAIEARFGFRVSCLVLTADRLRATAGRCPFPAEELDPAKLVVVFLDRPAAEHPLAAADPAAYAPDVFRLGEREIFAWFPNGMGRGRLGAAVSAPGKDYTVTARNWRTVRTLLELAGEV; from the coding sequence GTGGCCACCTACATCGCGCTGCTGCGCGGTATCAACGTCGGAGGCGACAGGAAGGTCCCGATGGCCGAGCTGCGCGAGCTGCTGACCGGCCTCGGGCACGGCCGCGTGCGCACCCACCTCCAGAGCGGCAACGCCGTCTTCACCGCGCCCGACGAGGCCCCGGAGACGCTGACCGGCAAGCTGGCGGACGCCATCGAGGCGCGGTTCGGCTTCCGGGTGAGCTGCCTCGTGCTGACGGCGGACCGGCTCCGTGCCACCGCGGGCCGCTGTCCGTTCCCCGCCGAGGAGCTCGACCCGGCCAAGCTGGTGGTCGTCTTCCTCGACCGTCCCGCCGCCGAACACCCGCTGGCCGCCGCCGATCCCGCCGCGTACGCCCCCGACGTCTTCCGCCTCGGCGAACGGGAGATCTTCGCCTGGTTCCCGAACGGGATGGGCCGCGGCCGACTCGGCGCCGCCGTCTCCGCCCCCGGCAAGGACTACACCGTCACCGCCCGGAACTGGCGGACGGTGCGCACGCTGCTGGAGCTGGCCGGGGAGGTCTGA
- a CDS encoding SAV2148 family HEPN domain-containing protein, which translates to MSSSGLELPPGNGGETAETRTGAVSVPRPVEIGADLEWTAEDWSEVRVRVERAGRAYIWLNLVEQRLRSVIAAVLGPVYEPVHGAEWETAAAGPTGQEWVQRAAALREVSRRKGHLIDPADDTVLAFLTLPQLRELMVQHWPCFAPYLDNRRELELTLDELEVARSAVSRNRGMSRAVLEQAERGCARLLRLLDSGAPPTAGRLPADAVERLVGDRFTDVAGVHPDRVRLQRQLPAEELFAGARRLDAIGIGLGLLVQNYPGRRLVRLAESGCRVRLLFLNPASGAMRRRERELGLKRGELGRSVETSILHVRRVRGRVRDPEAFEIHVFDDTPRFSAYFVDADAPDGVAVVQSYLRRSRGMETPALVLRRGGREIMARDDHAADGELSLYETYREEFEWAWEQSRPVS; encoded by the coding sequence GTGAGCTCCTCCGGGCTGGAACTGCCCCCGGGAAACGGGGGCGAGACCGCCGAAACCCGGACCGGCGCGGTGTCCGTGCCGCGTCCGGTGGAGATCGGCGCCGACTTGGAGTGGACCGCCGAGGACTGGTCCGAGGTGCGGGTCCGCGTGGAGCGGGCCGGCCGCGCGTACATCTGGCTGAACCTGGTCGAGCAGCGGCTGCGGTCCGTGATCGCCGCCGTGCTCGGCCCGGTGTACGAGCCGGTGCACGGCGCCGAGTGGGAGACGGCCGCCGCCGGGCCGACCGGGCAGGAGTGGGTGCAGCGCGCGGCGGCCCTGCGCGAGGTGAGCCGCCGCAAGGGGCATCTGATCGATCCTGCCGATGACACGGTGCTCGCCTTCCTGACCCTTCCGCAACTGCGTGAACTCATGGTGCAGCACTGGCCGTGTTTCGCGCCGTATTTGGACAACCGCCGCGAGCTGGAGCTCACCCTCGACGAGCTGGAGGTGGCGCGCAGCGCCGTCAGCCGCAACCGGGGCATGAGCCGGGCCGTGCTGGAGCAGGCTGAACGCGGCTGCGCCCGGCTGCTGCGCCTGCTCGACTCCGGGGCGCCGCCGACCGCCGGACGGCTGCCCGCCGACGCCGTGGAACGGCTGGTGGGGGACCGGTTCACCGATGTGGCGGGAGTCCATCCGGACCGCGTCCGCCTCCAGCGCCAGCTCCCCGCCGAGGAGCTGTTCGCCGGTGCCCGGCGGCTGGACGCGATCGGCATAGGTCTCGGTCTGCTCGTGCAGAACTATCCGGGCCGGCGGCTGGTCCGGCTCGCCGAGTCCGGCTGCCGGGTCCGGCTGCTCTTCCTCAATCCGGCCAGCGGCGCGATGCGGCGCCGCGAGCGCGAGCTGGGCCTCAAACGCGGCGAGCTGGGCCGCTCCGTCGAGACCAGCATCCTGCACGTACGCCGGGTGCGCGGCCGGGTCCGCGACCCCGAGGCGTTCGAGATCCACGTCTTCGACGACACACCGCGCTTCAGCGCCTACTTCGTGGACGCGGACGCCCCGGACGGGGTCGCCGTCGTTCAGTCCTACCTGCGGCGCAGCCGGGGCATGGAGACGCCCGCGCTGGTGCTGCGCCGGGGCGGGCGGGAGATCATGGCGCGCGACGACCACGCGGCCGACGGAGAGCTCAGCCTCTACGAGACGTACCGTGAGGAATTCGAGTGGGCGTGGGAGCAGTCCCGTCCCGTGTCCTGA